In Papio anubis isolate 15944 chromosome 20, Panubis1.0, whole genome shotgun sequence, a single window of DNA contains:
- the PNMA8B gene encoding paraneoplastic antigen-like protein 8B, with translation MKVVLPGPKSFSLGPLREASQATATQTPAQGCTVAMETVGRGTGEGVRLRLRRRRPEQPRRSGTAEIQAQGARSDAARAPGKRRLPPPTPLQVHSAPPPCTWSRCRVTQASVREGGSCPGKQTRKLPTDPQTALERGPGAGSLRPAGQQVARTPEARAPLQPCHIHRNRDSKPCGWLARVALTPCAAAHPISGSLLLQDQRRGGCTMAMSILQDWCRSLDVDAHRALLVTGIPEGLEQADVEAVLQPTLLPLGTFRLRHMKGLMNEKAQAALVEFVEDVSHAAIPREIPGKDGVWRVLWKDRAQDTRVLRQMRRLLLDDGPTQAAEAGAPGEAPTPPASETQAQDSGEVTGQAGSPLGAARNARRGRRGRRNRTRRNRLTQKGKKRSRGGRPSASARSEAEDSSDESLGIVIEEIDQGDLSGDEDQSALYATLQAAARELVRQWAPCSSEEEDGPREFLALVTVTDKAKKEEAEKEPAGAESIRLNTKEDKNGVPDLVALLAVRDTPDEEPVDSDASESDSQESEDQETEGLDNPEFVAIVAYTDPSDPWAREEMLKIASVIESLGWSDEKDKRDALRQVLSVMSKDTNGTRVKVEEAGREVDAVVLRKAGDDGDLRECISTLAQPDLPPQAKKAGCGLFGGWSEHGEDEGGLLELVALLAAQDMAEVMKEEKENAWEGGKYKYPKGKLGEVLALLAARENMGSNEGSEEASDEQSEEESEDTESEASEPEDRASRKPRAKRARTAPRGLTPAGAPPTASGARKTRGGGRGRGRGVTPEKKAGSRGSAQDDAAGSRKKKGSAGAGANARAGEGKGQAPTGSKAARGKKARRGRRLPPKCR, from the coding sequence ATGAAAGTGGTGCTTCCAGGCCCCAAGTCCTTCTCATTGGGACCTTTAAGAGAAGCGTCTCAGGCCACAGCGACGCAGACCCCAGCTCAAGGCTGCACCGTTGCCATGGAGACGGTTGGGCGGGGGACAGGGGAGGGCGTGCGGCTTCGTCTGCGCAGGCGCAGGCCGGAGCAGCCGCGTCGCAGCGGAACTGCTGAGATTCAGGCCCAGGGTGCGCGCTCAGACGCCGCGCGAGCGCCAGGCAAGCGGCGGCTCCCACCTCCCACGCCCCTCCAGGTGCACTCGGCGCCGCCCCCCTGCACCTGGTCGCGGTGCCGAGTCACTCAGGCCTCTGTCAGAGAGGGAGGGAGCTGCCCTGGAAAGCAGACACGTAAGCTCCCTACGGATCCTCAGACAGCTCTGGAGAGGGGTCCCGGGGCAGGGTCACTGCGTCCAGCCGGCCAGCAGGTAGCTAGAACCCCCGAGGCCCGAGCCCCACTCCAGCCTTGCCACATTCACCGGAACCGGGACTCTAAGCCCTGCGGGTGGCTTGCCAGGGTTGCATTGACACCGTGCGCTGCAGCCCACCCTATCTCGGGCTCCCTGCTGCTCCAAGATCAGCGCCGAGGGGGCTGCACCATGGCCATGAGCATTTTGCAGGACTGGTGCCGGAGCCTGGACGTGGACGCGCATAGGGCCCTGCTGGTCACCGGCATCCCGGAGGGCCTGGAGCAGGCAGACGTTGAAGCCGTCCTGCAGCCGACCCTCCTGCCCCTGGGCACGTTCAGGTTGCGACACATGAAGGGCTTGATGAACGAGAAGGCCCAGGCCGCCCTGGTGGAGTTTGTGGAGGACGTCAGTCACGCTGCCATTCCCAGGGAGATCCCAGGCAAGGACGGGGTCTGGAGGGTTCTGTGGAAGGACCGTGCGCAGGACACGAGGGTCCTGAGGCAGATGAGACGCCTGCTGCTGGATGACGGACCCACGCAGGCCGCGGAGGCTGGGGCCCCCGGGGAGGCGCCCACCCCTCCAGCTTCGGAGACCCAGGCCCAGGATTCTGGGGAGGTGACAGGGCAGGCTGGCTCGCCTCTTGGGGCAGCCAGGAACGCAAGGAGGGGCCGTCGGGGTCGTAGAAACAGAACCAGACGCAACAGGTTGACCCAGAAGGGCAAGAAGAGAAGCCGAGGAGGGCGGCCGTCTGCTTCCGCGAGGAGTGAGGCTGAGGACTCTTCCGATGAGAGCCTGGGCATCGTGATCGAGGAGATCGACCAGGGGGACCTGAGCGGAGACGAGGACCAGAGTGCGCTGTACGCCACGCTCCAGGCGGCTGCCAGGGAGCTGGTTAGGCAGTGGGCGCCCTGCAGCTCGGAGGAGGAAGATGGTCCCCGCGAGTTCTTGGCTCTGGTCACTGTCACCGACAAAGCGAAGAaagaagaggcagagaaggagccAGCTGGGGCCGAATCCATCCGCTTGAACaccaaagaagacaaaaatggcGTCCCCGACTTAGTGGCCCTGCTGGCTGTGAGAGACACCCCGGACGAGGAGCCGGTGGACAGCGACGCTTCGGAGAGCGACTCGCAGGAAAGTGAGGACCAAGAAACAGAGGGGTTGGATAATCCTGAGTTCGTGGCCATTGTGGCCTATACCGACCCGTCGGACCCCTGGGCCCGGGAGGAGATGTTGAAAATCGCTTCTGTCATCGAGTCTCTAGGCTGGAGCGACGAGAAAGACAAGCGAGACGCCCTCCGACAGGTCTTGTCCGTTATGTCCAAAGACACTAACGGGACCCGCGTGAAGGTGGAGGAGGCGGGCCGCGAGGTGGACGCCGTGGTCCTGCGCAAGGCCGGGGACGACGGGGACCTCCGGGAGTGCATTTCCACCTTGGCGCAGCCAGATCTCCCTCCCCAGGCgaagaaggctgggtgtggcCTCTTCGGGGGCTGGAGCGAGCACGGTGAGGACGAGGGGGGCCTTCTGGAGCTGGTGGCGCTCCTGGCTGCCCAGGACATGGCGGAGGTgatgaaggaggaaaaagaaaacgcCTGGGAAGGCGGGAAGTACAAATACCCCAAAGGCAAACTGGGGGAGGTATTGGCGCTCCTGGCCGCCCGGGAGAACATGGGGTCCAACGAGGGGTCAGAGGAGGCTTCGGACGAACAGTCCGAGGAGGAGTCGGAGGACACCGAGAGCGAGGCGTCGGAGCCCGAGGACAGGGCGTCCAGGAAGCCCCGGGCCAAGAGGGCGCGCACCGCCCCCAGGGGCCTGACTCCGGCCGGCGCGCCCCCCACCGCGTCCGGGGCCCGCAAAACCCGCGGGGGCGGCCGAGGCCGAGGCCGGGGCGTCACTCCCGAGAAGAAAGCCGGGAGCCGGGGCTCGGCCCAGGACGACGCCGCGGGAAGCCGGAAGAAGAAGGGGAGCGCGGGCGCCGGGGCCAATGCCAGGGCAGGCGAGGGCAAGGGCCAGGCGCCCACTGGATCCAAGGCCGCACGCGGGAAGAAGGCCCGTCGGGGCCGGAGGCTGCCCCCCAAATGCCGCTAG